The following proteins come from a genomic window of Musa acuminata AAA Group cultivar baxijiao chromosome BXJ1-7, Cavendish_Baxijiao_AAA, whole genome shotgun sequence:
- the LOC135679121 gene encoding psbP-like protein 1, chloroplastic isoform X3, protein MASLPQVPAARRAPFLNSSSFTSSHKFLSQGPALFPCCYSRRRPAFQVKAEASPISQQEGSGRRQSLVLGAITFFGSLSHSNSASFAAEAKKGFQAVLDKKDGYTFLYPFGWQEVVVQGQDKVFKDVIEPLESVSVNMVATGKQDVRDLGPPQQVAEALVKKVLSPTSQKTKLVEAAERDVDGKVYYTFEFIAQAPNYTRHALGAISIGNGANERRWGKMKDKLHEVVDSFKIFDV, encoded by the exons ATGGCCTCTTTGCCGCAGGTTCCTGCAGCCCGTCGGGCGCCGTTCTTGAACTCTTCCTCTTTTACTTCATCCCACAAG TTTTTGTCGCAGGGCCCTGCGTTGTTCCCTTGCTGCTACAGCAGAAGAAGGCCTGCCTTTCAGGTTAAAGCTGAGGCTTCTCCAATTTCCCAACAAG AGGGATCTGGGAGGCGCCAATCACTAGTCCTAGGAGCAATTACCTTTTTTGGCTCTCTATCTCATTCTAATTCCGCATCGT TTGCAGCAGAGGCTAAGAAAGGATTTCAAGCTGTCTTAGATAAGAAGGATGGTTACACATTCCTCTACCCATTTGGATGGCAG GAAGTCGTAGTCCAGGGGCAAGATAAGGTTTTCAAAGATGTGATTGAGCCCTTGGAAAGTGTTAGTGTCAACATGGTTGCAACTGGTAAGCAAGATGTCAGGGACCTCGGACCGCCGCAACAG GTTGCTGAAGCTTTAGTTAAGAAGGTTTTATCTCCTACTTCACAAAAAACGAAGTTGGTTGAAGCAGCCGAG CGTGATGTTGATGGGAAAGTTTACTACACCTTCGAGTTTATTGCACAGGCTCCAAACTACACAAGGCATGCTCTCGGTGCAATTTCCATTGGAAATG GAGCCAACGAAAGGAGATGGGGGAAGATGAAGGACAAGCTGCATGAAGTCGTAGACTCCTTCAAGATCTTTGACGTTTGA
- the LOC135679711 gene encoding WUSCHEL-related homeobox 3B-like — MPQAPSTRWCPTPEQLMILEELYRSGVRTPDASQIQQITAHLSRYGRIEGKNVFYWFQNHKARERQKLRRRLSIHHHLLCSGYPLALFPRRQLHCFQDAPLLHHHIPTSHFPHQVSSPYQILLDADATQGLDLLCKLETKGDQVTALTNSSLNGHEWLAKMDIHSTNPPCCKPLKTLDLFPTKSTGLKDECTTSKSRSASPS, encoded by the exons ATGCCTCAAGCTCCTTCCACAAGGTGGTGTCCGACGCCGGAGCAGCTGATGATACTAGAGGAGTTGTACAGAAGTGGAGTTCGCACCCCAGATGCTTCTCAGATACAGCAGATAACAGCTCATCTCTCACGCTACGGCAGGATAGAGGGGAAGAATGTGTTCTACTGGTTCCAAAACCATAAAGCCAGAGAAAGGCAGAAGCTCCGCAGGAGGCTTAGCATCCACCACCACCTTCTTTGCTCAGGCTATCCACTTGCGCTATTCCCTCGTCGCCAGTTGCACTGCTTCCAGGACGCTCCTCTTCTGCACCATCATATCCCCACCTCTCATTTCCCTCATCAGGTTTCCTCTCCTTACCAGATTCTCTTG GATGCGGATGCAACCCAGGGGCTGGATTTGTTGTGCAAGTTGGAGACCAAAGGTGACCAAGTAACTGCGTTGACAAACAGCTCATTGAATGGGCATGAATGGCTAGCGAAGATGGACATTCACTCCACTAATCCTCCATGCTGCAAACCTCTCAAGACTCTTGATCTCTTCCCTACAAAAAGCACTGGCCTCAAGGACGAGTGCACCACCTCCAAGTCTAGGTCTGCATCCCCCAGCTGA
- the LOC135679121 gene encoding psbP-like protein 1, chloroplastic isoform X1 has protein sequence MASLPQVPAARRAPFLNSSSFTSSHKFLSQGPALFPCCYSRRRPAFQVKAEASPISQQEGSGRRQSLVLGAITFFGSLSHSNSASFAAEAKKGFQAVLDKKDGYTFLYPFGWQEVVVQGQDKVFKDVIEPLESVSVNMVATGKQDVRDLGPPQQVAEALVKKVLSPTSQKTKLVEAAERDVDGKVYYTFEFIAQAPNYTRHALGAISIGNGKFYTLTTGANERRWGKMKDKLHEVVDSFKIFDV, from the exons ATGGCCTCTTTGCCGCAGGTTCCTGCAGCCCGTCGGGCGCCGTTCTTGAACTCTTCCTCTTTTACTTCATCCCACAAG TTTTTGTCGCAGGGCCCTGCGTTGTTCCCTTGCTGCTACAGCAGAAGAAGGCCTGCCTTTCAGGTTAAAGCTGAGGCTTCTCCAATTTCCCAACAAG AGGGATCTGGGAGGCGCCAATCACTAGTCCTAGGAGCAATTACCTTTTTTGGCTCTCTATCTCATTCTAATTCCGCATCGT TTGCAGCAGAGGCTAAGAAAGGATTTCAAGCTGTCTTAGATAAGAAGGATGGTTACACATTCCTCTACCCATTTGGATGGCAG GAAGTCGTAGTCCAGGGGCAAGATAAGGTTTTCAAAGATGTGATTGAGCCCTTGGAAAGTGTTAGTGTCAACATGGTTGCAACTGGTAAGCAAGATGTCAGGGACCTCGGACCGCCGCAACAG GTTGCTGAAGCTTTAGTTAAGAAGGTTTTATCTCCTACTTCACAAAAAACGAAGTTGGTTGAAGCAGCCGAG CGTGATGTTGATGGGAAAGTTTACTACACCTTCGAGTTTATTGCACAGGCTCCAAACTACACAAGGCATGCTCTCGGTGCAATTTCCATTGGAAATG GTAAATTTTACACTTTGACAACAGGAGCCAACGAAAGGAGATGGGGGAAGATGAAGGACAAGCTGCATGAAGTCGTAGACTCCTTCAAGATCTTTGACGTTTGA
- the LOC135679121 gene encoding psbP-like protein 1, chloroplastic isoform X2 has translation MASLPQVPAARRAPFLNSSSFTSSHKFLSQGPALFPCCYSRRRPAFQVKAEASPISQQEGSGRRQSLVLGAITFFGSLSHSNSASSEAKKGFQAVLDKKDGYTFLYPFGWQEVVVQGQDKVFKDVIEPLESVSVNMVATGKQDVRDLGPPQQVAEALVKKVLSPTSQKTKLVEAAERDVDGKVYYTFEFIAQAPNYTRHALGAISIGNGKFYTLTTGANERRWGKMKDKLHEVVDSFKIFDV, from the exons ATGGCCTCTTTGCCGCAGGTTCCTGCAGCCCGTCGGGCGCCGTTCTTGAACTCTTCCTCTTTTACTTCATCCCACAAG TTTTTGTCGCAGGGCCCTGCGTTGTTCCCTTGCTGCTACAGCAGAAGAAGGCCTGCCTTTCAGGTTAAAGCTGAGGCTTCTCCAATTTCCCAACAAG AGGGATCTGGGAGGCGCCAATCACTAGTCCTAGGAGCAATTACCTTTTTTGGCTCTCTATCTCATTCTAATTCCGCATCGT CAGAGGCTAAGAAAGGATTTCAAGCTGTCTTAGATAAGAAGGATGGTTACACATTCCTCTACCCATTTGGATGGCAG GAAGTCGTAGTCCAGGGGCAAGATAAGGTTTTCAAAGATGTGATTGAGCCCTTGGAAAGTGTTAGTGTCAACATGGTTGCAACTGGTAAGCAAGATGTCAGGGACCTCGGACCGCCGCAACAG GTTGCTGAAGCTTTAGTTAAGAAGGTTTTATCTCCTACTTCACAAAAAACGAAGTTGGTTGAAGCAGCCGAG CGTGATGTTGATGGGAAAGTTTACTACACCTTCGAGTTTATTGCACAGGCTCCAAACTACACAAGGCATGCTCTCGGTGCAATTTCCATTGGAAATG GTAAATTTTACACTTTGACAACAGGAGCCAACGAAAGGAGATGGGGGAAGATGAAGGACAAGCTGCATGAAGTCGTAGACTCCTTCAAGATCTTTGACGTTTGA